The following coding sequences lie in one Negativicutes bacterium genomic window:
- a CDS encoding helix-turn-helix domain-containing protein translates to MNTDILVDTPKKSYLDANYKFFAIKDTTTPAIDYHYHDFDKIIFFISGKVNYHIEGKIYKLKPWDILLIKHNTIHSLSINPSTPYQRFILWLKPDFFSQHNIAPLYNCFDISIKNNFNLIRFSNDELPVIKSIIQQLSAQQENIFAQEILQTALITQILVHLNRSCLTPIESTTDVEYDQVICDILSYLNNNISEDLNVDKISTIFYLSKAHLMRKFKKHTGYSIHNYILQKRLYKASQLIKDGDNITTAALNCGFNDYSSFSRAFKKMHHLSPKEFQQKNR, encoded by the coding sequence ATGAATACCGATATTTTAGTCGATACTCCGAAAAAAAGTTATCTAGATGCTAATTATAAATTCTTCGCCATTAAAGATACTACCACTCCAGCAATAGATTATCACTACCATGATTTCGATAAAATAATCTTTTTTATATCAGGTAAGGTAAACTATCATATTGAAGGTAAAATATACAAGCTTAAACCCTGGGATATTTTGTTAATTAAACATAATACTATCCATTCTTTAAGCATTAATCCGTCTACACCATATCAACGCTTTATTCTATGGCTAAAACCTGATTTTTTTTCTCAACATAATATCGCACCATTATATAATTGCTTTGATATCAGTATAAAAAACAATTTTAACCTAATTCGTTTTTCGAATGATGAGCTACCTGTCATAAAATCAATAATTCAACAACTCTCTGCACAGCAAGAAAATATTTTTGCTCAAGAAATATTGCAAACAGCTTTGATAACGCAAATTTTAGTTCACCTAAACCGATCTTGTCTAACCCCTATCGAAAGCACTACTGATGTAGAATATGATCAAGTTATCTGTGATATTTTAAGCTATCTCAATAACAATATCAGCGAAGACTTAAATGTCGATAAAATTTCAACAATATTCTACTTAAGCAAAGCTCATTTAATGCGAAAATTCAAAAAACATACCGGCTATAGTATCCATAACTACATCTTACAAAAACGACTGTATAAGGCTTCGCAACTCATTAAAGACGGTGATAATATTACCACCGCTGCATTAAACTGTGGCTTTAATGACTATTCCAGTTTTTCACGTGCCTTTAAAAAAATGCATCATCTTTCACCAAAAGAATTTCAGCAAAAAAATAGATAA
- a CDS encoding diaminopimelate epimerase, whose product MSFEFAKYQALGNDYLVIDPNKTKINLTVEQIKLICDRHFGIGSDGILYGPIIENSQMTVKIFNPDGSEAEKSGNGLRIFARYLYEEKYINHKNFSVNTLGGVVGVEILDETADFIKIDMGTASFNSLDIPVCGAIREVINEDLVIDNKSFKISCVSIGNPHCVVFCDEVSKQIAIQYGEKIEQHKLFPGKINVQFLKVLDKNNIQIEIWERGAGYTLSSGSSSCAAASVAHKLELVDNSINVHMPGGIIKIEIQDNKSILMSGAVTKICYGTGFCVIKDEM is encoded by the coding sequence ATGTCGTTTGAGTTTGCTAAATATCAAGCATTAGGTAATGACTATTTGGTTATTGACCCTAATAAAACAAAAATAAATTTAACAGTAGAGCAAATAAAGCTGATTTGTGATCGACATTTTGGTATTGGCTCTGATGGTATTTTATATGGACCAATTATTGAAAATAGTCAAATGACAGTTAAAATATTTAATCCTGATGGTAGTGAGGCTGAAAAAAGTGGTAATGGTTTAAGAATCTTTGCCCGCTATTTATATGAGGAAAAATATATTAACCATAAAAATTTTTCGGTTAATACCCTCGGCGGGGTTGTTGGTGTTGAAATTTTGGATGAAACAGCTGATTTTATAAAAATTGATATGGGCACAGCTTCTTTTAACAGTTTAGATATTCCTGTATGCGGAGCAATTAGAGAAGTCATTAATGAAGATTTGGTTATTGATAATAAAAGTTTTAAAATATCGTGCGTATCTATTGGCAATCCTCATTGTGTAGTCTTTTGTGATGAAGTTTCTAAACAAATTGCGATACAGTATGGCGAAAAAATTGAACAGCACAAGCTGTTTCCAGGAAAAATAAATGTGCAGTTTTTAAAGGTTTTGGACAAAAATAATATTCAAATTGAAATATGGGAACGAGGGGCAGGATATACCTTATCTTCGGGCAGTAGTAGTTGTGCAGCAGCCAGTGTTGCGCATAAATTGGAACTTGTGGATAATTCTATTAATGTTCATATGCCAGGTGGTATAATAAAAATAGAAATCCAAGATAATAAGAGCATATTAATGAGTGGTGCTGTAACTAAAATTTGCTATGGAACTGGATTTTGTGTAATAAAAGATGAAATGTAA